From Aspergillus fumigatus Af293 chromosome 3, whole genome shotgun sequence, a single genomic window includes:
- a CDS encoding phosphoribosylaminoimidazolesuccinocarboxamide synthase, whose amino-acid sequence MAEALTNTDLQGALPLIARGKVRDLYEVDDKTLLFIATDRISAYDVIMENGIPNKGVLLTLCTKAWFKILTDAIPSLRTHFITLDLPPQIPPSLRPALQNRSMQVRKLKILPIEAIVRGYITGSAWNEYKKSGTVHGIKVAPGLRESEAFPDGPIYTPSTKAEQGEHDENIHPDQAAAILGEHASTVASLAVQLYKVAHAYALSRGVIIADTKFEFGVDEETNEVVLADEVLTPDSSRFWPKDDYEVGRGQQSFDKQFLRDWLVKEGLKGKEGVRMTEEVVQKTAEKYKEAWERITGGN is encoded by the exons ATGGCCGAGGCACTTACAAACACGGATCTCCAGGGTGCGCTGCCCCTGATTGCTCGGGGCAAAGTGCGCGATCTGTACGAAGTCGACGACAAGACTCTTCTTTTCATTGCGACTGATCGCATCTCCGCGTACGATGTGATCATGGAGAAT GGTATTCCGAACAAGGGAGTTCTTCTAACACTATGCACAAAAGCATGGTTCAAGATCCTCACCGATGCTATTCCCTCTCTGCGCACGCATTTCATTACCCTCGACCTCCCGCCCCAGATCCCCCCTTCACTTCGGCCAGCCCTTCAGAACCGAAGCATGCAAGTGCGGAAGCTTAAGATCCTTCCCATTGAAGCCATAGTCCGAGGCTACATCACTGGGTCCGCTTGGAACGAGTACAAGAAGTCCGGTACCGTGCACGGAATCAAGGTAGCTCCGGGTCTGAGGGAGAGCGAAGCCTTCCCCGATGGCCCGATCTACACTCCCAGCACCAAAGCCGAACAAGGCGAACATGATGAAAACATCCACCCTGATCAAG CGGCTGCCATTCTTGGTGAGCATGCCTCAACCGTTGCTTCTCTGGCTGTACAGCTGTACAAAGTCGCGCACGCCTACGCTCTGTCGCGCGGTGTCATCATCGCGGACACCAAATTCGAGTTCGGTGTCGATGAAGAAACCAATGAGGTTGTTCTGGCTGACGAAGTCCTGACGCCTGACTCGTCTCGCTTCTGGCCCAAGGATGACTACGAAGTTGGTCGCGGCCAGCAAAGTTTCGACAAGCAATTCCTTCGTGACTGGCTCGTCAAGGAGGGACTGAAAGGCAAGGAGGGAGTCCGGATGACAGAAGAGGTCGTACAGAAGACCGCGGAGAAGTACAAGGAGGCCTGGGAGAGGATCACGGGGGGTAATTAG